A stretch of the Vigna radiata var. radiata cultivar VC1973A chromosome 7, Vradiata_ver6, whole genome shotgun sequence genome encodes the following:
- the LOC106767507 gene encoding GATA transcription factor 16 — MVDPTGKGSEGEDSNPNAPSSGNSPSSNNEQKKTCADCGTTKTPLWRGGPAGPKSLCNACGIRSRKKKRAILGISKGNNEDGRKGKKSGGAGAAAIGGGALGREVLLHRSHWKKLGEEEKAAVLLMSLSYGSVYA, encoded by the exons ATGGTGGATCCAACTGGAAAA GGATCGGAGGGTGAGGACTCAAACCCTAACGCGCCTTCCTCGGGGAACAGTCCCAGCAGCAACAATGAGCAGAAGAAAACCTGCGCCGATTGCGGAACCACCAAGACTCCACTCTGGAGGGGAGGTCCGGCGGGACCTAAG TCTCTGTGCAACGCCTGCGGGATCAGAagcaggaagaagaagagagcgATTCTGGGGATAAGCAAGGGGAACAACGAGGATGGAAGAAAGGGGAAGAAGAGTGGCGGCGCCGGGGCTGCTGCTATCGGTGGCGGCGCGTTGGGTAGGGAGGTATTGTTGCACCGATCACATTGGAAGAAGCTCGGGGAGGAAGAAAAAGCTGCGGTGCTTTTGATGTCGCTCTCTTATGGATCCGTTTATGCCTGA